GCTGGACGCGCTGGCCCGCCACGGGATGTTCGACCTGGAGGTGGAGTGCACGGGAGACCTGCACATCGACGCGCACCACACGGTGGAGGACGTGGGAATCGCGCTGGGCGGCGCGTTTTTGGATGCTCTGGGCGACAAGCGCGGCATTGTGCGCTACGCGGATGCCACCGTGCCGCTGGACGAGGCGCTGGTGCGCGCGGTGGTGGACGTATCCGGCCGCCCCTTTCTGCACTTCCACGTGCCGCTCCCCGCGGGCCAGCCACGCATCGGTGATTTCGACGCGGCGCTGTCGGCGGAGTTCTGGCGCGGGTTCGCGATGGAGTCGCGGCTGACGATGCACCTGGACGGCATCCGCGGCGACAACGCCCACCACGTGGTGGAGGCGACGTTCAAGGCCGCAGCCCGCGCGCTCGATGCCGCCACCGCCCTCGATCCACGCCGCGCGGGCGAGGTGCCTTCGACGAAGGGTGCGCTGTGAAGCCGTCCATCGTCCTGCTGGACTACGGGGCGGGGAACCTGCGCTCCGTGGCCAAGGCGTTCGAGCACGAGGGCGCGGAGGTCACGCTGACCTCCGACCCCGCCGTGGCGCGTGGCGCGGAGCGGCTGGTCCTTCCCGGCCAGGGGCACTTCGGGCAGTGCATGACGCGGCTGGAGGAGAGCGGCCTGGGCGACGCGGTGCGCGAGTTCATCGGCACCGAGCGCCCCTTCCTTGGCATCTGCGTGGGGATGCAGCTCATCTACGACGCCAGCGAGGAGGCACCCGGCATCTCTGGCCTCGGCCTGATCCCGGGCACGGTGAAGCGCCTGCGCACCGACCTCCCGCTGCCGCACGTCGGCTGGAACTCGGTCGAGTTCGTGCGCACCGCGGAGAGCGATCCGGTGCTGGAGGGCGTCGCGGGCCCGAAGGCGCGCTACTTCTACCACGTCCACTCCTACGGCGTGCTGGAAGCCGACGGCGAGCACGTCCTCGGCCGCTGCACCTACGACGACGCCTTCGCATCCATCGTGCGGCGCGACAACGTGTGGGGCATCCAGTTCCATCCCGAAAAGAGCCAGGAGGACGGCCTGCGCATCCTGGGCAACTTCGCACGGCTGTGAACTGCCATTTCACACAGAGCCGCAGAGGTAAAAGAGAGAGGACACCGAGGGAGAACCAAACCTCTTTTCCTTTCTTGTAGTTTCCTCTGTGTCTCTGTGTGAGATCACCCGATCGGAGGATTGAGATGGCGGAGTTCTACAAGGGCCACGGGCTCGGCAACGACTACATCGCGCTGGAGCTGGACGCGCTCCCGTTCGACCTCACCCCGCCCGCCGTGCGCCTGCTGTGCAACCGGCACACCGGCGTCGGCTCCGATGGCATACTGGGGCGCACCGGGTCGACGGCGGCGGACTTCGGGCTGCGCATCTTCAACCCGGACGGCACGGAGGCGGAAAAGAGCGGCAACGGGCTGCGCATCTTCGCCGCGTACCTGCTGGAGCGCGGCGAGGCCAGCGTCGGCGTGCCGTTCAGCGTCGAAACGCCCGGCGGCATCGTGGAGATGACCGTCGTCGGCGCGATGGGCGGCGGGGTGCTGATGGTGGAGGCGGAGATGGGGACAGCATCGTTCCGCAGCACCGACGTGGGACTCGCCGGCGACGAGCGCGAGGTGGACAACGAGGCGCTGGAGCTGGAGGCTGGCGACGCGGTGCTCATCAACACCGTCTCCATCGGCAACCCGCACTGCGTCGTCTTCATGGACGAGCTGGACGTGGAGGACCTGCGCCGCCGCGCCCCGCAGATCTCCGCTCATCCGGCGTTCGCACGTGGCACCAACGTGCAGTTCGCCGTCCCCGTAGAGCCGGGCGCGGTGGAGGCGTGGGTCTGGGAGCGCGGGGCGGGGGAGACGCGCGCATCCGGCTCCAGCGCCTGCGCCGTCGCGGCCGCCGCCGTGAGACGCGGGATGGTGACGGAGCGCAGCGTGGAGGTGCGGATGCCCGGCGGATCGTTGCACGTGGACGTGCGCGACGACTTCTCGCTGCTGCTGCGCGGTCCGGTGGAGGGCGTGTACCGCGGCACGCTGGGCGAGGGGATGGTGGCGCGCCTGCGGGAGCTGTCATGGGGCTAGCGAAGCGCATCATCCCCTGCCTGGACGTCAAGGAGGGGCGGGTGGTGAAGGGGATCCAGTTCGAGGGGCTGCGCGATGCCGGTGACCCCGTGGAGCA
Above is a window of Longimicrobium sp. DNA encoding:
- the hisH gene encoding imidazole glycerol phosphate synthase subunit HisH — encoded protein: MKPSIVLLDYGAGNLRSVAKAFEHEGAEVTLTSDPAVARGAERLVLPGQGHFGQCMTRLEESGLGDAVREFIGTERPFLGICVGMQLIYDASEEAPGISGLGLIPGTVKRLRTDLPLPHVGWNSVEFVRTAESDPVLEGVAGPKARYFYHVHSYGVLEADGEHVLGRCTYDDAFASIVRRDNVWGIQFHPEKSQEDGLRILGNFARL
- the hisB gene encoding imidazoleglycerol-phosphate dehydratase HisB, with the protein product MSRVGTRERSTRETQIRVRIELDGTGKAEVRTGVGFFDHMLDALARHGMFDLEVECTGDLHIDAHHTVEDVGIALGGAFLDALGDKRGIVRYADATVPLDEALVRAVVDVSGRPFLHFHVPLPAGQPRIGDFDAALSAEFWRGFAMESRLTMHLDGIRGDNAHHVVEATFKAAARALDAATALDPRRAGEVPSTKGAL
- the dapF gene encoding diaminopimelate epimerase, whose translation is MAEFYKGHGLGNDYIALELDALPFDLTPPAVRLLCNRHTGVGSDGILGRTGSTAADFGLRIFNPDGTEAEKSGNGLRIFAAYLLERGEASVGVPFSVETPGGIVEMTVVGAMGGGVLMVEAEMGTASFRSTDVGLAGDEREVDNEALELEAGDAVLINTVSIGNPHCVVFMDELDVEDLRRRAPQISAHPAFARGTNVQFAVPVEPGAVEAWVWERGAGETRASGSSACAVAAAAVRRGMVTERSVEVRMPGGSLHVDVRDDFSLLLRGPVEGVYRGTLGEGMVARLRELSWG